The following coding sequences are from one candidate division WOR-3 bacterium window:
- a CDS encoding beta-propeller fold lactonase family protein, translating to MRNINIALLVCLSAATSPAQWLETTIYIGARMNQPWALVSDSAANKVYCANLGSDNLTVIDGDSNYVIATVGVGGWPSALCRNHRNNKVYVANRASSNVTVIDGAADTVVAAAAAGTEPRALCYNSQNNKVYCANSGDSTVTVIDGVTNQVTATVRVGASPRALCYNSQNNKVYTANYNSNSVTVIDGAADTVIATVPAGTWPRALCYNPQNNKVYCASQLGPHVTIIDGASNQVITTMMTGAEPIALCYNPQNNKVYCANHTYQTVTVIDGEGDSIIADVRVGSGPIGLCYNSRNNKVCCANYWDNSMTVIDGTSNQADTTVPVGTGPQSVCYNPRCNRVYTADWGSHSVTVLDGASLQRLATVTVTAGTEPRALCYNPQTNTAYVANHGSQNVSVISGLSNRVIATVSAGWLPWDLCFNPQNNKVYCINVGDNNMTIIDCETNQASGTRALGQDPWAICYNPQGNRVYCTNRRDNNVFVIDGATDSLIATIGVGSRPGAVCYNPQSNKVYTANSMGNTVSVVDATSNQVIATVRVGSWPCALCYNPQTNTVYSANMYSSDVTAIDGVTNQVITTVPAGTYPYALCYNTWNNKVYCANEGDSTVTVIDGASNQVIATVQVGDDPFALCYNPLNNKVYCANHGSNTVTVIQGASDQVIATIAVGAEPTALAHNPVQNRIYVANYASNSISVIRDSMTGVKEQRPSPQAASNRPVLTIVRGRLPLAGNWGAGWLLDITGRKAMELQPGENDVSRLCSGVYFLRSAAGGGRPLVRKVVIQK from the coding sequence ATGCGCAACATCAACATCGCCCTGCTTGTGTGCCTATCGGCCGCAACTTCGCCGGCCCAGTGGCTGGAGACGACAATCTACATCGGGGCACGGATGAATCAACCATGGGCGCTGGTCAGTGACTCTGCCGCCAACAAGGTCTATTGCGCGAACTTGGGCAGCGATAATCTGACCGTGATTGACGGTGACTCGAACTATGTTATCGCCACCGTTGGTGTCGGTGGTTGGCCATCGGCCCTGTGCCGCAACCACCGGAATAACAAGGTCTACGTCGCGAATCGGGCAAGCAGCAACGTCACCGTGATTGATGGAGCGGCTGATACGGTTGTTGCTGCTGCCGCCGCCGGCACTGAGCCCCGTGCCCTGTGCTATAATTCCCAGAACAACAAGGTCTATTGCGCCAACAGCGGTGACAGTACTGTGACTGTGATTGACGGAGTGACGAATCAGGTCACTGCCACGGTACGGGTCGGCGCTTCGCCCCGTGCCCTGTGCTATAATTCCCAGAACAACAAGGTCTATACCGCGAACTACAACAGCAACAGCGTGACCGTGATTGACGGTGCGGCCGACACGGTCATCGCTACGGTTCCGGCTGGTACGTGGCCGCGCGCACTCTGTTACAATCCCCAGAACAACAAGGTCTATTGCGCCAGTCAGCTCGGACCCCACGTGACAATCATTGACGGTGCGTCAAATCAGGTAATTACTACGATGATGACCGGAGCCGAGCCGATCGCATTGTGCTACAATCCCCAGAACAACAAGGTCTATTGCGCAAACCATACCTACCAGACCGTGACCGTGATTGACGGCGAGGGAGACAGCATTATTGCGGACGTGCGGGTCGGTTCCGGACCGATTGGGCTGTGCTACAACTCCCGGAACAATAAGGTCTGCTGCGCGAACTACTGGGATAACAGCATGACGGTGATTGATGGTACGTCGAACCAGGCAGATACAACGGTTCCGGTTGGCACCGGGCCGCAGTCGGTGTGCTACAATCCCCGGTGCAACCGGGTCTATACCGCGGACTGGGGTAGCCATAGCGTCACGGTACTTGACGGTGCGTCGCTTCAGAGGCTGGCGACGGTGACGGTTACCGCCGGGACTGAACCTCGGGCCTTGTGTTATAACCCGCAGACCAACACGGCTTATGTAGCCAATCATGGTAGTCAGAATGTGAGCGTTATTAGCGGGCTATCGAATCGGGTGATAGCGACGGTCAGCGCAGGCTGGTTGCCCTGGGACTTGTGTTTCAATCCCCAGAATAACAAGGTTTACTGCATCAATGTCGGCGATAACAATATGACGATAATTGACTGCGAGACCAACCAAGCTAGCGGTACCAGGGCCCTGGGCCAAGACCCGTGGGCCATATGCTACAATCCCCAGGGCAACAGGGTGTATTGCACCAACCGCCGGGATAACAACGTGTTTGTAATTGACGGTGCGACTGACTCGTTGATTGCGACCATCGGAGTTGGCAGCCGGCCCGGAGCGGTTTGCTACAATCCACAGAGTAACAAGGTTTACACAGCAAACTCGATGGGCAACACCGTATCAGTAGTTGATGCAACGTCGAACCAGGTCATCGCGACCGTACGAGTCGGGTCCTGGCCCTGTGCGCTGTGCTACAACCCGCAGACCAACACGGTTTACTCCGCAAACATGTACTCAAGCGACGTGACGGCGATAGATGGCGTTACGAATCAAGTGATTACCACGGTTCCAGCCGGTACTTATCCCTATGCGCTCTGTTACAACACGTGGAACAACAAGGTCTATTGTGCTAACGAAGGTGACTCGACCGTGACTGTAATAGACGGTGCTTCGAATCAGGTGATTGCGACCGTTCAAGTGGGTGACGACCCGTTTGCACTATGCTACAATCCGCTGAACAACAAGGTCTATTGCGCCAATCACGGCAGCAACACCGTAACCGTCATTCAGGGCGCATCGGACCAAGTCATTGCAACAATCGCGGTCGGTGCCGAGCCGACCGCCTTAGCCCACAATCCGGTTCAAAACCGTATTTACGTAGCCAATTATGCTTCCAACAGCATCTCGGTAATCCGGGACAGCATGACCGGCGTCAAGGAGCAACGGCCGAGCCCGCAGGCGGCAAGTAACAGGCCTGTGTTGACTATCGTGCGCGGCCGTCTGCCGTTGGCAGGTAACTGGGGCGCAGGCTGGTTGCTGGACATCACCGGTCGAAAGGCGATGGAACTTCAGCCGGGGGAGAACGATGTGAGCAGACTCTGTTCAGGCGTGTACTTCCTACGGTCAGCAGCCGGCGGCGGGCGGCCGCTCGTTCGCAAGGTCGTGATACAAAAATAG
- a CDS encoding response regulator, with amino-acid sequence MRILWIDDEIDLLRPFIYALRDKGYEVETATNGLDGLELAQQREFDLVLLDQIMAGMQGLEVLRRLKQTDPNLLVTMVTKSDDEAVVNEAYGDMVDDFLIKPFTPAQLLAVLKRLLDKRRLVAERMGQQFMAAMNQSRDLSTWPAWVEYCRSLFYWQNVLGRYGDAALNEIQEDRWQRANEEFTRFVLAEYKRWLTAKSQVTSRGLPVSDNTPVLSHRFIEEFVRPHWEDRPTYLLVFDSMRLDQWEAITPLLRDYFEVETRYYCALLPSATPYARNAIFSGLLPLDILRQYPQYWVFDESGQNRFEKELLTEYLRRLRFTGRFTFVKAPSSDDLQRERGALLDSGVRFTVLVFNFLDQLIHSVKTTQVLDEIIPNDQALVAMTRVWFSSSAVFTLLKSLARLDCRVVITSDHGFIRVKRPTVIHGGREISPNLRYKFGGALRVDERTALLLREPAVFALPAEHTSSNIAIAFSDYYFIYPTKLKQYEKTYKMSYQHGGISLGEMVVPVATLRPR; translated from the coding sequence ATGAGGATTCTCTGGATTGACGACGAAATAGACCTTCTGCGGCCTTTCATCTACGCACTCCGAGATAAAGGCTATGAAGTTGAGACCGCGACCAATGGACTGGACGGACTTGAGCTGGCGCAGCAGCGTGAGTTCGATCTCGTGCTTCTGGACCAGATAATGGCCGGGATGCAGGGGCTTGAGGTGCTGCGCCGGCTGAAACAGACCGACCCGAACCTGCTTGTGACGATGGTAACGAAGTCCGATGATGAGGCGGTGGTCAACGAAGCGTACGGCGACATGGTGGACGACTTTCTTATCAAACCGTTCACGCCGGCCCAGTTGCTCGCGGTGCTGAAGCGGCTTCTGGACAAGCGTCGGCTCGTGGCCGAGCGAATGGGTCAGCAGTTCATGGCCGCGATGAACCAGTCACGTGACCTTTCGACCTGGCCGGCGTGGGTTGAGTATTGCCGCAGTCTGTTCTACTGGCAGAATGTTCTGGGTCGCTACGGCGACGCGGCACTCAATGAAATTCAGGAGGACCGGTGGCAGCGGGCGAACGAGGAGTTCACAAGATTCGTCCTGGCCGAGTACAAGCGATGGCTCACGGCAAAATCACAAGTCACGAGTCGCGGGTTGCCGGTCTCGGACAACACGCCGGTGCTGTCACACCGGTTCATCGAGGAGTTTGTCCGGCCGCACTGGGAAGACCGGCCCACTTACCTTCTTGTGTTCGATTCGATGCGGCTTGACCAGTGGGAGGCAATTACGCCGCTGCTGCGCGACTACTTCGAAGTTGAGACCCGTTACTACTGTGCGCTGTTGCCCAGTGCCACGCCGTACGCCCGTAACGCCATCTTCTCCGGACTGCTACCGCTTGATATTCTGCGGCAATACCCGCAATACTGGGTATTCGATGAATCAGGCCAGAACCGGTTCGAGAAGGAACTGTTGACCGAGTACCTGCGCCGGCTCCGATTCACCGGCCGGTTCACATTCGTCAAGGCTCCCTCAAGCGACGACCTTCAGCGGGAAAGGGGAGCGTTGCTTGACTCCGGCGTCCGTTTCACCGTACTGGTATTCAACTTCCTTGATCAGCTCATCCATTCGGTCAAGACAACGCAGGTTCTGGACGAAATCATCCCGAACGACCAGGCATTGGTCGCGATGACCCGCGTCTGGTTCTCTTCCTCGGCGGTTTTCACGCTCCTTAAATCGCTGGCTCGACTTGATTGCCGCGTCGTTATCACCTCTGACCACGGCTTCATCCGGGTGAAGCGGCCCACGGTTATCCACGGCGGCCGGGAAATATCACCAAACCTGCGCTATAAGTTCGGCGGCGCACTGCGGGTGGACGAGCGGACGGCGCTCCTGCTGCGCGAGCCGGCGGTATTCGCGCTGCCAGCAGAGCATACGTCGAGCAACATCGCGATAGCCTTCTCGGACTACTACTTCATTTATCCTACAAAGCTGAAGCAGTACGAGAAGACGTACAAGATGAGCTATCAGCACGGCGGTATCTCGCTTGGCGAGATGGTCGTGCCGGTCGCCACGCTCCGGCCGAGGTAG
- a CDS encoding HAMP domain-containing sensor histidine kinase produces MRFRTGLSFSARMLQLYFIIGILAVGGFWFFYSQFLLIRLSRLWRDYAGNLAVQLENDTQVRTSIYAKFMSRITEPSSGGSPELDIIFEEVIKKIDFPVIITDREGKPISYRNLGVENPRPEELARLVAELDTQHRSIPLLVVDGDSTRQLGEIHYGLSNSALVLRRLNASLTDSVRSLRFFSVLQVLLLVGFVTVGVWGILVYKRREQEHIWTALAKETAHQLATPLSSFTAWAEMLRTDDKREVMEAMSQDLERMREILDRFSRIGLPPKLSPQPLGAILRRSVEFVRRRAPRSIRFNLTVLADPQVLVDEVLLSWTLENLLRNSVDAIGAREGEIAVSAAPADNGRALEVEVRDTGEGVKVEKIFEPGVTTKKHGWGVGLALAKRIVEDYHRGRLVLKESRPGRTVFSILLPVVRQ; encoded by the coding sequence ATGCGTTTCAGAACCGGTCTGAGCTTCAGCGCCCGCATGCTTCAGCTCTATTTCATTATTGGAATACTGGCAGTAGGCGGATTTTGGTTCTTCTATTCCCAGTTCCTGTTGATACGGCTGTCCCGGCTGTGGCGGGACTACGCGGGCAACCTGGCGGTGCAACTGGAGAACGACACCCAGGTCCGAACGAGCATCTATGCGAAGTTCATGAGCCGGATAACCGAGCCTTCCTCCGGGGGGTCGCCTGAACTCGACATCATCTTCGAGGAAGTCATCAAGAAGATTGACTTCCCAGTGATTATCACCGACCGTGAAGGAAAGCCGATTTCCTACCGAAACCTCGGCGTCGAGAATCCGAGGCCAGAGGAGCTGGCGCGACTTGTTGCCGAGCTTGATACCCAGCACCGCTCGATTCCACTCTTGGTCGTAGACGGTGACTCTACCCGGCAGCTCGGCGAGATTCACTACGGCCTGTCGAACTCGGCGCTTGTGCTCCGCCGGCTGAATGCCAGTCTGACCGATTCGGTCCGTTCACTCCGGTTCTTCTCGGTTCTGCAGGTGCTGTTGCTTGTCGGGTTTGTGACGGTCGGGGTCTGGGGCATCCTTGTTTACAAGCGTCGGGAGCAGGAGCATATCTGGACCGCGCTGGCCAAGGAAACCGCCCATCAGCTCGCAACGCCTTTGTCCTCGTTCACGGCCTGGGCCGAGATGCTGCGCACCGACGACAAGCGCGAGGTGATGGAGGCAATGAGCCAGGACCTCGAGCGAATGCGAGAGATCCTTGACCGGTTCAGCCGAATCGGCTTGCCACCCAAGCTGAGTCCGCAGCCGCTCGGTGCGATACTCAGGCGGTCGGTCGAGTTTGTGCGGCGCCGGGCACCAAGGTCAATTCGGTTCAACTTGACGGTCCTGGCCGACCCTCAGGTGCTAGTTGACGAGGTTCTGTTGTCCTGGACGCTCGAGAACCTCTTGCGGAACAGCGTTGATGCCATCGGTGCACGCGAGGGCGAGATTGCGGTCAGTGCCGCGCCGGCAGACAACGGCAGGGCGCTTGAAGTCGAGGTGCGGGATACCGGTGAGGGCGTGAAGGTCGAGAAGATATTCGAGCCCGGGGTCACGACCAAGAAGCACGGCTGGGGTGTTGGTCTCGCGCTGGCCAAGCGAATCGTTGAGGACTATCACCGGGGCCGGCTAGTGCTGAAAGAATCAAGGCCGGGTCGGACCGTATTCTCGATCTTACTACCGGTGGTAAGGCAATAG
- a CDS encoding DUF4177 domain-containing protein → MKKWEYKFVWIDIHMSPVLLMARWGVQVPGESKARSSMEGVEQYVTELGAQGWELVSVINGTNQDGIITKAILFFKRPVIEAVAPEA, encoded by the coding sequence TTGAAGAAATGGGAATATAAGTTCGTCTGGATCGACATTCACATGAGCCCGGTCCTACTGATGGCACGCTGGGGCGTCCAGGTGCCGGGCGAGAGCAAAGCTCGGAGTTCGATGGAAGGCGTCGAACAGTACGTCACTGAACTGGGCGCGCAGGGATGGGAACTGGTCTCCGTAATAAACGGCACAAACCAAGATGGCATCATCACCAAGGCGATCCTGTTCTTCAAACGCCCGGTAATCGAAGCAGTTGCCCCTGAAGCGTGA
- a CDS encoding acyl-CoA N-acyltransferase, whose amino-acid sequence MVSIVEVRTPGQLEVFLDFPRRIYANDHNWVPPLKQEVKKLLDCEHHPFWQHARRTLFLAERNGEIVGRISAQVDDNYNNLWNEKLGSFGFFETVEDQEVAEVLLGAATGWVRNQGMNMMRGPMSPSSNDEWGFLVQGFDRPPVIMMPYNPPYYPRLVEAAGFCKAKDLLAFIKYATTPMPERLANLARKLRENPRITVRPVNMKDLKHEMTIIKELYNESWQKNWGFSPMTDAEMDLMAEQLKVFAQPEMVLLAFYDGKPAGLSITLPDINQVLSHLGGRLGLVGSIRFLYYRRRVSGARALVFGFKAEYRRLGLPVLLFYETEQFMRKKGYHWCELSWNLEDNRLINDFDRELGARVYKRYRVFEKGL is encoded by the coding sequence ATGGTCAGCATAGTTGAGGTTCGAACCCCGGGCCAGCTTGAAGTTTTTCTTGACTTCCCTCGTAGGATATACGCAAATGACCACAACTGGGTGCCGCCGCTGAAGCAGGAAGTGAAGAAGCTGCTCGACTGTGAGCATCATCCGTTCTGGCAACACGCGCGCCGGACGCTGTTTCTAGCGGAGCGGAACGGTGAGATAGTTGGCCGCATCAGCGCCCAGGTGGACGACAACTACAACAACCTGTGGAACGAGAAGCTTGGCTCATTCGGTTTCTTCGAGACGGTCGAAGACCAGGAGGTTGCTGAGGTACTGCTTGGTGCGGCAACCGGCTGGGTGCGCAATCAGGGTATGAACATGATGCGGGGACCGATGAGTCCTTCTTCGAACGACGAATGGGGATTCCTGGTCCAGGGATTTGACCGGCCGCCGGTCATCATGATGCCTTACAACCCACCGTACTATCCGAGACTAGTCGAGGCCGCCGGCTTTTGCAAGGCCAAGGACCTGCTTGCCTTTATCAAGTACGCGACCACGCCGATGCCTGAACGGCTCGCCAATCTTGCCCGCAAACTGCGCGAGAACCCGCGTATCACAGTCCGGCCGGTCAACATGAAGGACCTGAAGCACGAGATGACAATCATCAAAGAGCTGTACAACGAGTCCTGGCAGAAAAACTGGGGGTTCTCGCCAATGACCGATGCTGAGATGGACTTGATGGCCGAGCAGCTCAAGGTGTTCGCTCAACCGGAGATGGTGCTTCTTGCCTTCTATGACGGCAAACCGGCCGGGCTTTCGATTACCCTGCCGGATATCAACCAGGTACTGAGCCACCTTGGCGGCAGGCTTGGCCTAGTTGGCAGCATCAGGTTCCTCTACTACCGGCGTCGGGTCAGTGGTGCCCGGGCGCTGGTCTTCGGGTTCAAGGCCGAGTACCGGCGGCTAGGTCTGCCGGTGCTACTGTTCTATGAGACCGAGCAGTTCATGCGCAAGAAAGGTTACCACTGGTGTGAGCTTTCCTGGAATCTAGAGGACAACCGCCTGATTAACGACTTCGACCGTGAACTCGGTGCCCGGGTTTACAAGCGCTACCGAGTTTTTGAGAAGGGCCTTTAG
- a CDS encoding 4Fe-4S binding protein, translating into MDFVLVAKAVAGLGGLGLVIAAILVIASMKLAVKADEREAAVRAALPGANCGACGFPGCDGYAAAVAAGKAAVNACTVGGPAVAARIGEIMGQEAVAAEPMVAVLVCRGGRAEAPRRFRYEGTYNCRQAALLLGGPKACIYGCIGMGHCVSVCPFSAIRIGENGLPVVDEKRCTGCGRCVRECPKQTLALLPRSKLVFLACASHDRGRRVKEVCRVGCIACGVCVKSCPVGALTLVDNLPVMDFTKCIDCGICVHKCPTKSFVDRAPGRPKATINPNCNGCQACINVCQFKAIEGEAGKQHRVIAERCIGCGECRKVCPVSAIDLVGALGHSRRAA; encoded by the coding sequence TTGGATTTCGTTCTAGTTGCCAAAGCGGTTGCCGGCCTGGGTGGGCTCGGACTGGTGATTGCAGCGATTCTGGTCATCGCTTCGATGAAGCTGGCGGTAAAGGCGGATGAGCGCGAGGCCGCGGTTCGAGCCGCGCTGCCTGGGGCCAACTGCGGGGCATGCGGTTTTCCAGGCTGCGACGGCTATGCGGCGGCGGTGGCTGCTGGCAAGGCGGCAGTGAACGCCTGCACAGTTGGCGGTCCGGCAGTTGCGGCACGGATCGGCGAAATCATGGGCCAGGAAGCGGTTGCGGCCGAACCAATGGTCGCAGTTCTCGTCTGCCGGGGTGGCCGGGCTGAGGCGCCACGACGGTTCCGTTACGAAGGAACGTACAACTGCCGACAGGCCGCGCTCCTACTCGGTGGACCAAAGGCCTGCATCTACGGCTGTATCGGCATGGGCCACTGCGTTTCGGTGTGTCCGTTCAGTGCAATCAGGATTGGCGAAAACGGTCTGCCAGTAGTTGACGAGAAGCGCTGCACCGGCTGCGGCCGGTGCGTTCGCGAGTGTCCCAAGCAGACGCTTGCGCTCCTGCCCCGGTCTAAACTGGTATTCCTTGCTTGTGCCTCACACGACCGGGGCCGCCGGGTCAAGGAAGTGTGCCGGGTCGGCTGTATCGCCTGTGGCGTGTGCGTCAAGTCCTGTCCGGTAGGGGCGCTTACGCTTGTTGACAACCTACCAGTGATGGACTTTACCAAGTGCATTGACTGCGGTATCTGCGTGCACAAGTGCCCGACGAAGTCGTTTGTCGACCGCGCACCGGGCCGGCCTAAAGCCACAATAAACCCAAATTGCAACGGCTGCCAAGCCTGTATCAATGTGTGCCAGTTCAAGGCAATTGAGGGCGAAGCGGGAAAACAGCACCGCGTCATTGCCGAGCGGTGCATCGGCTGTGGCGAGTGTCGCAAGGTCTGCCCGGTCTCAGCGATTGACCTAGTTGGCGCACTGGGCCACTCGCGACGAGCAGCCTAG
- a CDS encoding RnfABCDGE type electron transport complex subunit A, which translates to MKLNPAQIFMGAFLVNNILLMRFIGLCPFFGVSTSLSTSVGMSAAVLFVMLLAAWVSWLLYHVLLAPLGLVFLRTAVFILVIAGLVQFVEMVLKKYVRALYSAMGIYLPLITTNCAILAVTFLNIDYRFNLFQATVFALGTAAGFALAITLFAAIRERLEDAPVSPSFAGYPIAFVAASLVSLAFLGFASLFGIAL; encoded by the coding sequence ATGAAGCTCAATCCAGCCCAGATTTTCATGGGGGCCTTTCTTGTCAACAACATTCTCCTAATGCGCTTCATCGGGCTGTGTCCGTTCTTCGGGGTTTCGACTTCGCTTAGTACTTCGGTCGGCATGTCGGCGGCGGTGCTTTTCGTCATGTTGCTTGCGGCGTGGGTTTCGTGGCTATTGTATCACGTCCTGCTTGCGCCGCTCGGCCTTGTGTTCTTGCGCACGGCGGTTTTCATCCTGGTTATTGCCGGCCTGGTTCAATTTGTCGAGATGGTTCTGAAAAAGTACGTCCGTGCGCTGTATTCGGCGATGGGCATCTATCTGCCGCTCATCACGACGAACTGCGCGATTCTGGCGGTGACATTCCTGAACATTGACTACCGGTTCAACCTGTTTCAGGCGACGGTATTTGCGCTTGGCACCGCAGCCGGGTTTGCGCTGGCAATCACCCTGTTTGCGGCAATCCGTGAGCGGCTTGAGGACGCGCCGGTCTCACCCTCGTTCGCCGGCTACCCGATCGCTTTCGTTGCCGCTTCACTTGTCTCACTAGCGTTTCTGGGGTTTGCGTCCCTGTTCGGGATTGCGTTGTAG
- a CDS encoding RnfABCDGE type electron transport complex subunit E, whose amino-acid sequence MMPSRPSRWSYFTAGIIRENPVLILMIGLCPTLATSISARDALGMAAAVTFVLVGSNVVVSLVRRLVPDSVRIPIFIIVISTFVTIIDYVLQAYQPALYRVLGVFVPLIVVNCIILGRAEAFAYGHGVFDSLLDALGKSAGYALVMFVMGSLREIFAAGTWFGMPVTPDAFRAAPVLFMTFPPGAFFLIGVLKALVNKLQREGRRGS is encoded by the coding sequence ATGATGCCGAGCCGGCCGTCCCGCTGGTCCTATTTCACTGCCGGAATCATTCGGGAGAATCCGGTTCTGATTCTGATGATCGGCCTGTGTCCGACCCTGGCTACCAGTATTTCTGCCCGCGATGCATTGGGCATGGCCGCGGCGGTGACGTTTGTGCTGGTCGGGTCGAATGTGGTCGTGTCGCTAGTGCGCCGGCTCGTGCCCGATTCGGTCCGAATACCAATTTTTATTATCGTTATCTCCACTTTCGTTACGATCATTGACTACGTACTCCAAGCCTACCAGCCGGCGCTCTACCGTGTGCTCGGCGTCTTCGTGCCGCTGATTGTTGTCAACTGCATCATTCTTGGCCGGGCTGAGGCGTTTGCCTACGGCCATGGCGTATTCGATTCCCTGCTCGATGCGTTGGGCAAGTCGGCCGGGTATGCGCTCGTCATGTTCGTGATGGGCAGCCTGCGTGAGATTTTCGCCGCCGGCACCTGGTTCGGGATGCCGGTCACGCCTGATGCTTTCCGGGCTGCGCCGGTGCTATTCATGACCTTTCCGCCCGGTGCCTTCTTTCTCATCGGCGTGCTCAAGGCCCTGGTCAACAAACTGCAGCGAGAAGGGAGGCGTGGGTCATGA
- a CDS encoding FMN-binding protein has product TRPKIARQQEEATSAALSQVLPQARTFQTQEHDSLWVGLDEAGSKVGIVMRVASRGYGGPVPVLAGVDTAGWIVGIRFAGAAEGLKETPGLGLKVLEPWFGQQFLGKTTSELKLRKDGGSIDAITGATITTRAVLNGLKHGLEKYDFRPAGASGAVPGLAVPQEPKP; this is encoded by the coding sequence GACCAGGCCGAAGATTGCCAGGCAGCAGGAAGAGGCAACAAGTGCAGCGCTGAGTCAGGTGCTGCCTCAGGCCAGGACATTTCAGACCCAAGAGCACGATTCACTGTGGGTCGGCCTGGACGAGGCCGGCAGCAAGGTCGGTATTGTCATGCGGGTTGCGAGCCGAGGATATGGCGGGCCGGTTCCGGTTCTGGCCGGGGTTGATACCGCGGGCTGGATTGTCGGGATACGATTTGCCGGTGCGGCCGAGGGCCTCAAAGAGACACCGGGTCTTGGGCTCAAAGTTCTGGAACCGTGGTTTGGGCAGCAGTTTCTTGGTAAGACTACTTCGGAATTGAAACTCAGAAAAGACGGCGGTTCGATTGATGCGATCACCGGCGCCACGATAACAACCCGTGCGGTACTGAACGGTCTGAAACACGGGTTGGAGAAGTACGACTTCCGACCAGCCGGAGCCAGCGGAGCTGTTCCCGGGTTAGCGGTTCCTCAGGAGCCGAAGCCATGA